A stretch of the Porifericola rhodea genome encodes the following:
- the mrdA gene encoding penicillin-binding protein 2, whose protein sequence is MKNSNRKYIIRGAVVLIAVVFIIKLFSIQVLSTDYRDKAESNIVEREIRYPFRGLIYDRNGKLIVFNAPVYDLEVIPKEVELTDTLAFCQLFGISKEDFIEKIRKAKAYSYVKPSVFIKQISNKTFATVQDYLINYPGFRIQARTNRAYTHRSLANALGYIGEISRYQLEKDSINYYRQGDYVGLSGIESMYEKQLRGKRGVKYKMVNVRGIEKGSFKDGALDTLSIPGENLQSTIDIDLQEYAETLMMGKKGSVVAIEPKTGEVLTFVTAPSYDPNMLSGREYSKNYAKLLGDTAKPLFNRPLMGAFPPGSIFKTVQALIGLQEGVITPQTRFYCDRSIIACHGPHSNEDLKGAIEVSCNPYFWHTYRKILNQNVSDNTFIDTELGLENWRKHVMSFGMGRSLGIDLPHERGGYVPAPSLYDKIYGDNRWKFSTIYSNAIGQGELEIVPVQMANLAAIIANRGYYITPHLIKSIGEDGRPLEKYREKNYTTVDAKHFDVVVEAMHDVVERGTGSYRAKLKGIEVCGKTGTVQNNKGEDHSVFIAFAPKDDPQIALAVYVENAGQGARAAAGISGLMIEKYLNGCTDRAQMEDYILKGDFIY, encoded by the coding sequence ATGAAGAATAGTAATAGAAAATACATTATCCGCGGGGCAGTGGTGCTTATCGCGGTAGTATTTATCATCAAATTATTTTCCATACAAGTCCTTAGCACCGATTATCGGGATAAAGCAGAAAGCAATATTGTAGAGCGCGAAATTCGCTATCCTTTTCGTGGTCTTATATACGACCGCAATGGTAAACTAATTGTATTTAATGCCCCTGTATATGACCTGGAGGTAATCCCTAAAGAAGTAGAACTAACAGACACTTTAGCTTTTTGCCAGCTTTTCGGTATAAGTAAAGAAGATTTTATAGAAAAGATAAGAAAAGCCAAAGCCTACTCCTACGTTAAGCCTTCTGTTTTTATCAAGCAGATTTCAAATAAAACATTTGCTACTGTTCAGGATTACCTGATCAACTATCCCGGATTTAGGATACAGGCGCGTACCAATCGTGCTTATACACACCGTAGCCTTGCTAACGCGCTAGGCTATATTGGCGAAATTAGTAGGTACCAGCTTGAGAAAGATAGTATCAATTACTATCGGCAGGGCGACTATGTAGGCCTAAGTGGTATTGAGTCTATGTACGAAAAGCAATTGAGAGGTAAAAGAGGGGTTAAGTATAAGATGGTAAACGTACGGGGTATAGAGAAAGGCTCTTTTAAAGATGGAGCATTAGACACACTCTCAATTCCTGGAGAAAACCTGCAAAGTACTATTGACATAGATTTGCAGGAATATGCTGAAACCCTGATGATGGGTAAAAAAGGCAGTGTAGTAGCCATTGAGCCCAAAACAGGCGAAGTGCTCACTTTTGTGACTGCCCCATCTTATGATCCGAATATGCTTTCGGGTAGAGAGTATAGTAAGAATTATGCTAAACTTTTAGGCGATACAGCTAAACCTCTTTTTAACCGCCCACTGATGGGTGCTTTCCCTCCTGGATCTATCTTTAAGACAGTGCAGGCGCTTATTGGTTTGCAGGAAGGAGTAATTACTCCTCAAACCCGGTTCTATTGCGATAGAAGCATCATTGCCTGCCACGGGCCGCACTCCAACGAAGATTTAAAGGGGGCTATAGAAGTATCTTGTAATCCTTATTTCTGGCATACTTACAGAAAAATATTGAACCAAAACGTATCGGATAATACGTTTATCGATACCGAGCTGGGACTAGAAAACTGGCGTAAGCATGTAATGAGCTTTGGTATGGGGCGGTCGTTAGGCATTGATCTGCCTCATGAAAGAGGCGGGTATGTACCTGCTCCTTCTCTGTACGACAAAATCTATGGCGACAATCGCTGGAAGTTTTCTACCATTTACTCCAATGCAATTGGGCAGGGAGAGCTTGAGATAGTGCCTGTACAAATGGCCAACCTGGCAGCTATTATTGCCAACCGGGGATATTACATTACACCTCACCTTATTAAGTCTATAGGTGAAGATGGGCGCCCCTTAGAGAAATATCGAGAGAAAAACTACACTACCGTGGATGCCAAACATTTTGATGTAGTAGTAGAGGCAATGCATGATGTGGTTGAAAGAGGTACCGGATCGTACCGCGCTAAGCTCAAGGGTATTGAAGTTTGCGGTAAAACCGGAACTGTACAAAACAATAAGGGTGAAGACCACTCTGTATTTATTGCTTTTGCTCCAAAAGACGATCCACAAATTGCACTAGCTGTGTATGTGGAAAATGCAGGACAGGGAGCGCGTGCCGCGGCAGGTATTTCCGGCCTGATGATTGAAAAATACCTGAACGGTTGTACAGATCGTGCACAGATGGAAGATTATATTTTAAAAGGAGACTTTATATACTAA
- the rodA gene encoding rod shape-determining protein RodA yields MREHNNLVNRIDWGVILLYFLLVGLGWLNIFAVVYDAQNPDLSIFDTSINSGRQLIWIGTSAVLFFIIMLTDFRFYDSFAYFIYGGIILILTFVLLFGTEVAGSKSWFSIGSFRLQPSEFAKFATALAVAKFISSDNKVFSNIKSQLILFVIIGLPAILIILQGDTGTAMVFSAFLVAFYREGFSPLLLGVGIAAAILFVLTLFVPQLYMMIAVIVTAFLLIGINARKTKRIIMIAISAAAVMLVIFSVDFIITDVLKPHQQNRIKALINPEADPLGYGWNVTQSKIAIGSGGMWGKGFLEGTQTKFDFVPEQSTDFIFCTIGEEHGWFGSLILIVLFVALLIKVTAIAERQKATFARVYGYSVAGILFFHFSVNIGMTIGLFPVIGIPLPFFSYGGSSLWAFTILLFILVKLDAHRMQILTRS; encoded by the coding sequence GTGAGAGAGCATAATAATTTAGTAAATCGTATTGACTGGGGAGTCATCCTGTTGTACTTTTTATTGGTAGGACTGGGCTGGCTCAATATTTTTGCTGTAGTCTATGACGCGCAAAATCCAGACCTCAGTATTTTTGATACTTCAATCAATTCTGGAAGACAGCTTATCTGGATAGGTACCTCTGCTGTGCTTTTCTTTATTATTATGCTGACCGACTTCAGGTTCTACGATTCATTTGCCTATTTTATTTACGGTGGTATAATTCTGATACTCACCTTTGTACTGCTTTTTGGTACTGAAGTCGCGGGTTCTAAATCCTGGTTTTCTATTGGTAGTTTCAGGCTTCAACCCTCAGAGTTTGCCAAATTTGCTACTGCTTTAGCCGTGGCAAAATTCATCAGTTCTGATAATAAGGTATTCAGCAATATTAAGTCACAGCTTATTTTATTTGTGATAATAGGCCTGCCGGCAATACTAATTATTTTGCAGGGTGACACCGGTACGGCGATGGTATTCAGTGCCTTTCTGGTAGCTTTTTATCGCGAAGGTTTTTCTCCTCTTTTGTTAGGTGTAGGTATAGCAGCAGCTATCCTTTTTGTACTAACACTTTTTGTGCCTCAGCTCTATATGATGATCGCTGTGATCGTCACTGCTTTTCTACTTATCGGGATCAATGCTCGGAAGACAAAGCGAATAATTATGATCGCTATTTCAGCAGCAGCTGTTATGCTTGTCATCTTCAGCGTTGACTTTATAATTACAGATGTGCTAAAGCCTCACCAGCAAAACCGTATTAAGGCACTGATAAATCCGGAGGCAGATCCGTTGGGCTATGGGTGGAACGTTACCCAATCTAAAATTGCAATTGGCTCCGGCGGTATGTGGGGCAAAGGATTTTTGGAGGGTACCCAAACCAAGTTTGATTTTGTACCCGAGCAAAGTACAGACTTTATCTTTTGTACTATAGGTGAAGAGCATGGGTGGTTTGGCAGCCTTATCCTGATCGTGCTATTTGTTGCGTTACTCATTAAAGTTACAGCCATTGCCGAAAGACAAAAGGCTACCTTTGCCCGGGTTTACGGCTACAGTGTAGCAGGCATCCTCTTCTTCCATTTCTCTGTGAACATTGGTATGACCATTGGTCTGTTTCCGGTAATTGGTATTCCACTTCCTTTCTTTAGCTATGGAGGATCCTCACTGTGGGCATTTACCATACTACTGTTTATACTGGTCAAGCTGGATGCACACCGTATGCAAATACTAACTCGCTCCTAA
- a CDS encoding thymidine kinase has product MFVEPQMGGLPYENIQAGWIEVICGCMFSGKTEELIRRLNRAIIAQQHVEIFKPSLDTRYHTEEVVSHNKTRIASTVVDRAEDILAKSGNCKVIGIDEAQFFDDKIVEVCNSLANQGKRVIIAGLDMDYEGLPFGPMPALVAIAEYVTKVHAICTVCGAPASFSYRLSQEKEKMMLGANEQYEARCRLHFNKGMQARLHGK; this is encoded by the coding sequence ATGTTTGTAGAACCGCAGATGGGTGGCCTCCCCTACGAAAACATTCAGGCCGGTTGGATAGAAGTAATTTGTGGCTGTATGTTTTCAGGTAAGACAGAAGAGCTGATCAGAAGGCTGAACAGAGCAATAATTGCACAGCAACATGTAGAGATATTTAAACCCTCGTTAGATACACGCTACCATACTGAGGAAGTAGTATCACATAATAAAACTCGTATAGCCTCTACTGTAGTTGATAGAGCCGAAGATATACTTGCAAAGTCAGGTAACTGCAAGGTTATTGGCATAGACGAAGCTCAGTTTTTTGATGACAAAATAGTAGAGGTGTGTAATAGCCTGGCCAATCAAGGAAAAAGAGTGATTATAGCTGGTCTGGATATGGATTATGAGGGCTTACCCTTTGGACCGATGCCGGCCTTGGTGGCAATAGCAGAGTATGTAACTAAAGTACATGCTATATGTACAGTCTGTGGTGCTCCTGCATCATTTTCTTATCGCTTGAGCCAGGAGAAAGAAAAAATGATGTTGGGTGCAAATGAACAATATGAGGCCAGGTGCAGGCTTCATTTTAATAAAGGAATGCAGGCCAGGTTACATGGTAAATAG
- the recO gene encoding DNA repair protein RecO: MLHKTRGIVLNFIKYKETSIVTKIYTEVFGVQSYIVNSVRGGGKKSKGKISLFQPLTLLDLVVYHKKATGLNRISEIKCLEPYQSIPYNFKKSGIALFITEVLSKCLKEEEGNEPLFEFLYHSLLVFDHLSDSYENFHLQFLLKLSRYLGFEPRSSDEVFDQVHEYIGKPQGAGDEGQVLSQLIEEPFTQYVKSNNATRRLLLEELIKFYQLHVEGFTDLKSTTVLRELME, from the coding sequence ATGCTACACAAAACCAGAGGTATAGTACTTAACTTCATCAAGTACAAAGAAACGTCTATAGTAACCAAAATCTACACCGAAGTATTTGGGGTACAGTCTTACATTGTAAATAGTGTAAGGGGTGGGGGCAAAAAGAGTAAAGGAAAGATATCGCTTTTTCAACCGCTTACTTTACTTGATTTAGTGGTCTATCATAAAAAAGCAACAGGCCTTAACCGTATTTCTGAAATCAAATGTCTGGAGCCATACCAAAGTATACCTTATAACTTTAAAAAGTCTGGTATTGCTCTTTTCATTACCGAGGTGCTGAGTAAATGTCTGAAAGAAGAAGAGGGGAATGAGCCACTCTTTGAATTTCTGTATCATTCATTACTTGTATTTGATCACCTTTCTGATAGCTACGAGAACTTCCACCTACAATTTTTACTAAAACTGAGCCGCTACCTTGGGTTTGAGCCGCGCTCTTCAGATGAGGTTTTTGATCAGGTACACGAGTACATTGGAAAGCCTCAGGGGGCAGGAGATGAAGGGCAAGTACTTAGCCAGCTCATTGAAGAACCTTTTACCCAATATGTAAAGAGTAATAATGCTACTCGACGCCTCTTGCTGGAAGAACTGATCAAGTTCTATCAACTACACGTAGAAGGTTTTACAGACCTGAAGTCCACAACTGTATTACGTGAGTTGATGGAATAA
- a CDS encoding phosphopeptide-binding protein produces MKNLFLSFVSLFFLLAVASCDSSSTQEAESTDTTSTDVETQAAEVSLSPAPASVDYPDAILEINAPAEGETISGNTVSFNYEVTNYELGAQTSDANDKPLANSGKGQHIHLILNNRPYYALYEPNYEMELENGHYVALSFLSRSYHESVKQPEAFTVSQFTVGEGESEEVDLSAPMLFYSRPKGTYTGADTEKVLFDFYLVNTEIGSNGNQVKVTVNGEQEFMVDEWAPMILEGLPMGENTVKIELVDSEGKLVDSPFNSEERTFTLEEASEQPAS; encoded by the coding sequence ATGAAAAACTTATTTTTATCATTTGTTTCTCTATTTTTTCTGCTTGCTGTAGCCTCGTGCGATTCGTCAAGTACACAAGAAGCAGAGAGTACCGATACTACATCTACCGATGTGGAAACTCAGGCAGCAGAAGTATCGCTTTCACCTGCTCCTGCATCAGTAGATTACCCTGATGCTATTTTAGAAATTAATGCTCCTGCTGAAGGAGAAACCATCAGCGGAAATACTGTAAGCTTCAATTATGAAGTAACTAACTATGAACTAGGTGCTCAAACTTCAGATGCTAATGACAAGCCACTAGCTAACTCAGGTAAAGGACAGCATATCCATCTAATTCTGAACAATAGGCCTTATTATGCTTTATACGAGCCTAACTATGAAATGGAACTGGAAAACGGACATTATGTTGCCCTTTCATTCCTTTCAAGGTCTTACCATGAAAGTGTAAAGCAGCCAGAAGCTTTTACAGTGTCGCAATTTACTGTGGGAGAGGGTGAAAGCGAAGAAGTAGACCTTTCAGCTCCCATGCTGTTTTATAGCCGCCCTAAAGGTACTTATACCGGCGCTGACACCGAAAAAGTTTTATTTGATTTTTATCTGGTAAATACTGAAATAGGTTCAAACGGCAATCAGGTAAAAGTAACCGTTAATGGTGAGCAGGAGTTTATGGTAGATGAATGGGCTCCTATGATTCTTGAAGGTCTGCCTATGGGCGAAAATACTGTAAAAATTGAACTTGTAGATAGCGAAGGAAAGCTTGTGGATAGCCCTTTCAACAGCGAAGAAAGAACCTTTACACTAGAAGAAGCAAGTGAGCAACCTGCCTCTTAA
- a CDS encoding isopenicillin N synthase family dioxygenase: protein MADASFENIPSLDLEDFRSGNKDKRTKFVAELGNAFNNVGFVAIKNHGLSDELRNQLYDSIQKFFSLPEEIKKQYDKPELHGQRGYTSKGKEHAKGRTTGDLKEFFQIGQIVEDNDPIKSRYPDNLWPSEVEGMEKYASQTYKTLESAGQQILKAVALYLELPEDYFDAKVHYGNSILRAIHYFPIENPDAIPSDAVRAAEHGDINLITLLMGASAEGLEIKRRDGKWFPVTALPDQIVVNVGDMLARLTNDKLKSTIHRVVNPPKEKMKTSRYSIPFFLHPRSEMDLTCLQTCVSEENPKKYTDMTAGEFLDERLAEIGLKK, encoded by the coding sequence ATGGCAGACGCATCATTTGAAAATATACCTTCCCTGGATCTTGAAGACTTTAGGAGTGGTAACAAAGACAAAAGAACAAAGTTCGTTGCTGAACTAGGAAACGCATTTAACAATGTAGGCTTTGTAGCTATTAAAAATCATGGACTAAGCGATGAACTTCGCAATCAACTCTATGATTCTATCCAGAAGTTCTTTTCACTACCAGAAGAAATAAAAAAGCAGTATGATAAACCTGAACTTCATGGCCAGCGTGGATATACCAGCAAAGGTAAAGAACATGCAAAAGGGCGTACTACAGGTGATCTGAAAGAGTTTTTTCAGATAGGTCAGATAGTAGAAGATAATGACCCTATTAAGTCGAGGTATCCTGATAATTTATGGCCCTCAGAGGTTGAAGGTATGGAAAAATATGCTTCTCAGACCTACAAAACTCTTGAAAGTGCCGGACAACAAATTCTGAAAGCTGTAGCACTTTATCTGGAGTTACCAGAAGACTATTTTGATGCTAAGGTGCATTATGGTAACAGTATCTTAAGAGCCATACATTATTTTCCAATAGAGAACCCAGATGCAATACCCTCAGATGCCGTACGAGCTGCAGAACATGGGGATATCAATCTTATTACTCTATTAATGGGAGCAAGTGCTGAAGGGCTTGAAATTAAAAGAAGAGATGGGAAATGGTTTCCTGTAACTGCTCTTCCTGATCAGATTGTGGTTAACGTTGGAGATATGCTTGCTCGCCTTACCAACGACAAACTGAAGTCTACTATTCATCGTGTGGTAAATCCTCCCAAAGAAAAAATGAAAACTTCGCGTTATTCTATACCTTTTTTCCTTCATCCACGTTCAGAAATGGATCTTACCTGTCTGCAAACTTGTGTGAGTGAAGAAAATCCGAAAAAATATACAGATATGACAGCAGGAGAATTTTTGGATGAAAGGTTAGCAGAAATAGGATTAAAAAAATAG
- the chrA gene encoding chromate efflux transporter — protein MLLLTISAFGGPQAHMTLLLRMMVEKRRYLSEKDLIELYALCQILPGPTSTQTITAIGYKIGGARLAFLTLLVWMFPAVMIMTGLAVVVSHFQRQDLSLEFTRFIQPMAVGFVAYASYTISRRVVNTKAGIAIMLVAAVISFFIRKPFIYPLLLLLAGLATAIKWKKHPHEQKQKISVKWGNLVLWISILIVAAIVGGVTQALPIRLFENFYRNGSLIFGGGQVLIPLLYTEFVDFLNYLSSEEFLSGYALVQAVPGPTFSFSAYIGALSMRAYGVGGEIIGGIIASVGIFLPGTFLIFFMIRFWDELKKYRVIKASLEGVTAASSGMVIAATFLLLEPISNTGLNFLFIIGTFLLLKFTRIPAPLLILSGLLAGVLL, from the coding sequence GTGTTATTGCTAACCATAAGCGCCTTTGGGGGACCGCAGGCTCATATGACACTGCTTCTCCGAATGATGGTAGAAAAAAGGAGGTATCTGAGTGAGAAAGACCTTATAGAATTATATGCGCTCTGTCAGATACTTCCTGGCCCTACCTCTACACAAACAATTACAGCAATAGGCTATAAAATAGGCGGTGCACGTCTTGCATTTTTAACGCTTTTGGTCTGGATGTTTCCTGCTGTCATGATTATGACAGGTTTGGCAGTAGTTGTATCTCACTTTCAGCGACAGGACTTATCTCTGGAGTTCACACGCTTCATACAGCCCATGGCAGTAGGCTTTGTTGCTTACGCAAGCTACACTATTAGCCGAAGGGTAGTAAATACCAAAGCAGGCATAGCTATTATGTTGGTGGCCGCAGTCATATCATTCTTTATCAGAAAACCATTTATTTACCCTTTGTTGCTTCTGTTGGCTGGCCTCGCTACTGCTATCAAGTGGAAGAAGCATCCTCACGAACAAAAGCAGAAGATCTCTGTCAAATGGGGAAACCTTGTTTTGTGGATAAGTATTTTGATAGTGGCTGCTATCGTAGGAGGGGTTACTCAAGCCTTACCGATACGCCTATTTGAGAATTTTTATAGAAATGGCAGTCTAATTTTTGGTGGAGGTCAGGTGCTTATCCCTTTGCTATATACAGAGTTTGTAGATTTTCTTAATTACCTGAGTTCCGAAGAGTTTCTTTCAGGCTATGCATTGGTACAGGCTGTACCAGGGCCTACCTTTTCGTTTAGTGCGTATATAGGAGCTCTTTCTATGAGAGCATATGGAGTGGGTGGAGAAATAATAGGAGGGATTATAGCCTCAGTAGGTATTTTTTTACCAGGGACGTTCCTTATCTTTTTTATGATCAGGTTTTGGGATGAACTCAAAAAGTATCGGGTAATAAAAGCTTCTTTAGAAGGCGTTACGGCAGCCAGCTCGGGGATGGTAATTGCGGCTACTTTTCTTCTATTAGAACCCATATCTAATACAGGGCTTAACTTCCTTTTTATAATAGGGACATTTCTTTTACTAAAATTTACGCGTATTCCTGCCCCTTTGCTCATTCTCTCAGGTCTACTTGCTGGAGTGTTGTTATAA
- a CDS encoding sugar transferase, translating into MNHRFSKNIRTIHVGVDLLLLNLSFLASYFFVFEGINTLYNSPYTGLLFFINISWVLSILIIKPYKISRVSSTIPNILVKHYTSILLHALIVAVFFIAFKAFYYSREHLIISYLLLFFMVSLWKAVFTYFLRQYRLQGYNNRKIVIVGYGEIAEELKSFFKRHREYGYRFMGYFDELSTSKEVVGNLENLKDFVLKNEVDEIYCCSPYLETDSLQDVLSFGERFKRKTKVITDYRSYAYKGVSLERYDNIPVLNITNTPVENVKAAVFKRIFDIVFSLSVVLVGSPLFLIVALLTKITSKGPVLFAQERIGKEGKPFLIYKFRSMYTDAECKGPCLATDNDPRITPWGRFMRKLRLDEIPQFFNVLKGDMSIVGPRPERQYYIDKIIEVAPQYRYLQYVKPGITSIGQIKFGYAENIDEMVQRLRFDLLYLKNVSFSLDLKIILMTIMVVFRAEGK; encoded by the coding sequence ATGAACCACCGTTTCTCAAAAAACATAAGAACTATACATGTAGGAGTAGACTTGTTGTTACTTAACTTGTCATTCCTGGCGTCGTATTTTTTTGTCTTTGAAGGGATTAACACCCTTTATAACTCTCCATATACTGGATTACTATTTTTCATTAACATTTCTTGGGTATTATCAATTTTAATCATAAAACCTTACAAAATATCTAGGGTATCTTCTACTATTCCTAACATCTTAGTAAAGCATTATACCTCTATTTTACTACATGCTTTAATCGTAGCAGTATTCTTTATCGCTTTTAAAGCATTTTACTATTCCAGAGAGCATTTGATCATTTCATATTTGCTTCTCTTCTTTATGGTATCCTTATGGAAAGCGGTTTTCACGTATTTCCTGAGACAGTATCGCTTGCAAGGGTATAATAACAGAAAAATTGTAATTGTTGGTTATGGAGAAATTGCGGAAGAGCTTAAAAGTTTCTTCAAACGTCACCGTGAGTATGGTTATAGGTTTATGGGTTATTTTGATGAATTGAGCACTAGCAAAGAAGTAGTAGGTAATCTTGAAAACCTGAAAGATTTTGTCCTTAAAAATGAAGTAGATGAGATATACTGCTGTAGTCCATACTTAGAAACAGATTCTTTACAGGATGTTCTCTCATTTGGTGAAAGGTTTAAAAGAAAAACTAAAGTTATCACCGATTACAGAAGCTACGCATATAAAGGAGTTTCACTGGAACGCTATGACAATATTCCAGTATTGAATATTACTAATACTCCTGTAGAAAACGTTAAAGCAGCAGTATTTAAAAGAATTTTCGACATCGTTTTTTCTCTTAGTGTAGTTTTAGTGGGATCCCCATTATTTTTAATAGTAGCACTTTTAACTAAAATTACTTCTAAGGGACCAGTGCTATTTGCCCAGGAAAGGATTGGTAAGGAAGGAAAACCATTCTTGATCTACAAATTTCGTAGTATGTATACAGATGCAGAATGCAAAGGACCTTGCTTAGCTACTGATAATGATCCTCGCATTACACCCTGGGGTAGGTTTATGAGAAAACTACGATTAGATGAAATACCTCAGTTTTTTAATGTACTAAAAGGTGATATGTCTATAGTAGGTCCTCGTCCAGAAAGACAGTACTATATTGACAAAATAATAGAAGTCGCTCCCCAATACAGATATCTTCAATATGTTAAACCAGGTATTACATCTATAGGGCAGATTAAGTTTGGGTATGCAGAAAACATAGACGAGATGGTACAAAGATTGAGATTTGACCTGCTTTATTTAAAGAACGTTTCATTTTCTCTGGATTTGAAAATTATACTTATGACTATTATGGTCGTATTTAGAGCAGAAGGGAAATAA
- a CDS encoding capsule assembly Wzi family protein has protein sequence MKLTTFSFILTILFYCQSTTALSQNHQDTITYSLTALQLLQKNHVPHYMVSNRHGILNLQDSRATLLRANLSVGYQLFKKGHLSFGADAIYKANYQHKLSSSIFIQQGYATFQYDFLKLIIGKKERTVGTHANDLSSGSLAISQNAAPIPQILLEVPQYTSVPFTKGYLQFKGTYAHAWLNDQRFIDDSFLHEKSLYVRLGKFKFKPYAGLVHFVIWGGQHPTAGEVPSSFRDYLRVITSSSGEGISSNGNPIFGEQLNALGDNLGILDVGANLSLKSLKLQLYYQKPYEDRSGTRFLKNRDGLLGLSVHNNNAGSAFISKLNYEYVNTLYQSGPGLTDPRPNDYGNFGYKYGGRDNYYNNYLYRSGWTYKSHILGTPLFFTKERTQTYIKDFSDPDSNKFDFNIVNNRVVAHHIGFGGRLIPQLEYKLLATTTLNYGTYGGQNGGIQKWESRTNPDYIYEFSPPLRQNYLLLETTFKVNQTLKISMIYTMDTGELSENKGLMLGIKWSGSTFINPYNQQ, from the coding sequence ATGAAATTAACCACTTTCAGTTTTATATTGACAATACTGTTCTATTGTCAATCCACAACCGCTTTATCTCAGAATCATCAGGACACAATAACTTACAGTTTAACAGCCTTACAGCTTTTGCAGAAAAATCATGTGCCGCATTACATGGTATCCAACAGACATGGTATACTAAATTTACAAGATAGCCGTGCCACACTTCTAAGAGCCAACTTATCAGTTGGTTATCAATTATTCAAAAAAGGACATCTCTCATTTGGAGCAGATGCTATTTACAAGGCAAACTACCAACATAAGCTCTCCTCATCAATATTTATTCAGCAGGGCTATGCTACATTCCAGTATGATTTCCTGAAACTTATAATTGGTAAGAAGGAGCGAACAGTGGGTACACATGCAAATGATTTGTCTAGTGGGTCTTTAGCAATTAGTCAGAATGCAGCCCCGATTCCTCAAATACTACTAGAGGTCCCTCAGTATACCAGCGTCCCATTTACAAAAGGATATTTACAATTTAAAGGAACTTATGCTCATGCCTGGCTCAATGATCAACGTTTTATAGATGACTCCTTTCTACATGAGAAATCATTATATGTACGCTTAGGCAAATTTAAATTTAAGCCTTATGCAGGTTTGGTACATTTTGTTATTTGGGGAGGCCAACATCCCACAGCAGGGGAGGTACCTTCAAGTTTCAGAGATTATTTGCGTGTCATAACGTCAAGTAGTGGAGAAGGGATTTCATCTAATGGTAACCCAATATTTGGCGAACAGCTCAATGCATTAGGTGATAACCTTGGTATTCTCGATGTTGGAGCAAACCTGTCACTTAAAAGCTTAAAACTTCAACTTTATTACCAAAAGCCTTATGAAGATAGATCTGGTACTCGCTTTTTAAAAAACAGAGATGGTCTTTTAGGTCTCTCAGTTCATAATAATAATGCTGGCTCAGCATTTATCTCTAAATTAAACTATGAGTATGTAAATACTTTGTACCAAAGCGGTCCAGGTTTGACAGATCCACGACCTAATGATTATGGTAATTTTGGGTATAAGTATGGGGGAAGAGATAACTATTACAACAACTACCTATACCGTAGTGGTTGGACCTATAAAAGTCACATTTTAGGAACGCCTTTGTTTTTCACCAAAGAAAGAACCCAGACATATATAAAAGATTTCTCTGATCCTGATAGTAATAAATTTGACTTCAACATAGTAAATAATAGAGTTGTCGCTCATCATATTGGGTTTGGTGGTAGATTAATTCCACAGCTTGAGTACAAATTGCTCGCAACAACAACCCTTAATTATGGCACATATGGTGGACAGAATGGGGGCATCCAAAAATGGGAGAGCAGAACTAATCCAGATTATATTTATGAGTTTTCTCCACCTTTGCGTCAAAATTATCTGCTGTTAGAAACAACTTTTAAAGTAAACCAAACTCTAAAAATAAGTATGATCTACACAATGGATACTGGAGAACTTTCAGAAAATAAAGGACTTATGCTTGGTATTAAGTGGTCAGGTAGTACTTTCATCAATCCATATAATCAGCAATAG